One window from the genome of Chaetodon trifascialis isolate fChaTrf1 chromosome 20, fChaTrf1.hap1, whole genome shotgun sequence encodes:
- the spp1 gene encoding osteopontin isoform X2 yields the protein MKVAVVFVLLFATVLCRPARKAADSSSESSEEVVKPAAAPALTKQAAVAAPVQNIIAAAAAGSDESTENSDEDQAAAPAPVEVKFEITDAASSSDTASVNSKDSEDSDDDDDEAEENESEDEDESDSSESGESSTPAPAPATATPVSVTEEPVAETTPDSIVPTIVTDTDAGRGDSLGGYPSDYKSIVYVEDKSYHKIPSPYKSYEFVGTAKKMAYDMTDGNEVEKSLQVYKALQVHSDLLEEDTSTPDVESQGLDASSGTSQDQDPSLRQAALPEEEESTSASDATTSESESSSTPEEEEEEEESASTASESDSNSTSQESENEESQSSEEATATPGAADSDSDESDSAESDSDEKAAPDTTTDMPAVITAK from the exons ATGAAAGTGGCCGTTGTTTTCGTTCTGCTCTTCGCCACAGTTCTCTGTCGGCCG GCaagaaaagctgcagacagcagTTCAGAGAGCTCTGAGGAAGTGGTGA AACCAGCAGCGGCTCCAGCCCTCACGAAAcaggcagcagtggcagcacCTGTACAG AACATTATCGCCGCAGCTGCTGCCGGCTCAGACGAGAGCACTGAGAATTCAGATGAAGACCAG GCGGCAGCACCTGCTCCAGTAGAAGTCAAATTTGAAATCACAGACGCAGCTTCATCTTCAGATACAGCCTCTGTCAACAGCAAAGACAGTGAGGACagcgatgacgatgacgatgaagCCGAGGAGAAT GAAAGCGAGGACGAGGATGAAAGCGACAGCTCGGAGTCCGGCGAGTCCTCCACTCCCGCTCCCGCTCCCGCCACCGCCACCCCTGTGAGTGTCACAGAGGAACCCGTGGCTGAAACCACTCCTGACTCCATCGTGCCAACCATCGTCACCGACACAGACGCAGGCCGTGGCGACAGCTTGGGAGGCTACCCTAGTGACTACAAGTCCATTGTCTATGTGGAGGACAAATCCTACCACAAGATTCCTTCTCCCTACAAGTCCTACGAGTTTGTCGGCACAGCAAAGAAGATGGCCTACGACATGACTGATGGCAATGAGGTGGAGAAGTCACTGCAGGTGTACAAG GCTCTTCAGGTCCACTCTGATCTCCTGGAGGAGGACACCAGCACCCCTGATGTTGAGAGCCAGGGCCTGGACGCCTCCTCTGGCACCTCACAGGACCAAGACCCCAGCCTCCGGCAGGCCGCCctcccagaggaggaggagagcaccAGCGCCAGCGACGCCACCACCAGCGAAAGCGAGAGCTCCAGCAccccagaggaagaggaagaggaggaggagagcgccAGCACCGCCAGCGAAAGTGACAGCAACAGCACCAGCCAGGAGTCCGAGAATGAGGAGAGCCAGAGCAGCGAGGAGGCCACAGCTACACCAGGAGCCGCTGACAGCGACTCAGATGAGAGTGACAGCGCTGAGAGTGACTCAGATGAGAAGGCAGCACCTGACACCACCACTGACATGCCAGCGGTCATCACTGCCAAATAA
- the spp1 gene encoding osteopontin isoform X1, giving the protein MKVAVVFVLLFATVLCRPARKAADSSSESSEEVVKPAAAPALTKQAAVAAPVQNIIAAAAAGSDESTENSDEDQQAAAPAPVEVKFEITDAASSSDTASVNSKDSEDSDDDDDEAEENESEDEDESDSSESGESSTPAPAPATATPVSVTEEPVAETTPDSIVPTIVTDTDAGRGDSLGGYPSDYKSIVYVEDKSYHKIPSPYKSYEFVGTAKKMAYDMTDGNEVEKSLQVYKALQVHSDLLEEDTSTPDVESQGLDASSGTSQDQDPSLRQAALPEEEESTSASDATTSESESSSTPEEEEEEEESASTASESDSNSTSQESENEESQSSEEATATPGAADSDSDESDSAESDSDEKAAPDTTTDMPAVITAK; this is encoded by the exons ATGAAAGTGGCCGTTGTTTTCGTTCTGCTCTTCGCCACAGTTCTCTGTCGGCCG GCaagaaaagctgcagacagcagTTCAGAGAGCTCTGAGGAAGTGGTGA AACCAGCAGCGGCTCCAGCCCTCACGAAAcaggcagcagtggcagcacCTGTACAG AACATTATCGCCGCAGCTGCTGCCGGCTCAGACGAGAGCACTGAGAATTCAGATGAAGACCAG CAGGCGGCAGCACCTGCTCCAGTAGAAGTCAAATTTGAAATCACAGACGCAGCTTCATCTTCAGATACAGCCTCTGTCAACAGCAAAGACAGTGAGGACagcgatgacgatgacgatgaagCCGAGGAGAAT GAAAGCGAGGACGAGGATGAAAGCGACAGCTCGGAGTCCGGCGAGTCCTCCACTCCCGCTCCCGCTCCCGCCACCGCCACCCCTGTGAGTGTCACAGAGGAACCCGTGGCTGAAACCACTCCTGACTCCATCGTGCCAACCATCGTCACCGACACAGACGCAGGCCGTGGCGACAGCTTGGGAGGCTACCCTAGTGACTACAAGTCCATTGTCTATGTGGAGGACAAATCCTACCACAAGATTCCTTCTCCCTACAAGTCCTACGAGTTTGTCGGCACAGCAAAGAAGATGGCCTACGACATGACTGATGGCAATGAGGTGGAGAAGTCACTGCAGGTGTACAAG GCTCTTCAGGTCCACTCTGATCTCCTGGAGGAGGACACCAGCACCCCTGATGTTGAGAGCCAGGGCCTGGACGCCTCCTCTGGCACCTCACAGGACCAAGACCCCAGCCTCCGGCAGGCCGCCctcccagaggaggaggagagcaccAGCGCCAGCGACGCCACCACCAGCGAAAGCGAGAGCTCCAGCAccccagaggaagaggaagaggaggaggagagcgccAGCACCGCCAGCGAAAGTGACAGCAACAGCACCAGCCAGGAGTCCGAGAATGAGGAGAGCCAGAGCAGCGAGGAGGCCACAGCTACACCAGGAGCCGCTGACAGCGACTCAGATGAGAGTGACAGCGCTGAGAGTGACTCAGATGAGAAGGCAGCACCTGACACCACCACTGACATGCCAGCGGTCATCACTGCCAAATAA